One Pseudothermotoga sp. genomic window carries:
- the prfA gene encoding peptide chain release factor 1 has product MKELVRSLVEKAKDRLQKLQHKLAEPSIDVEEMKKLSIEYSKLEEIVQLYEELEEIEKEIEFWQEIMLEDSSAERELIRVKHEHEQKLSQLISLLLPSKDYDSIIMEIRAGTGGEEAALFAADLYRMYARYAERKGWEVELADFHDTGLGGFKEVVLFIRGKSVYKQLKWESGVHRVQRIPVTESSGRIHTSTATVAILPEVTSIDVQIDPKDLEIDTFKASGHGGQYVNKTESAVRVVHIPTGITVSCQSERSQHQNREKALAILRAKLFQLKQEQILEELSQQRRSQIKTGERSEKIRTYNFPQNRVTDHRIDYTSYRLKEILNGDLDEIISKLLEFELIENAKRILS; this is encoded by the coding sequence ATGAAAGAACTCGTTCGATCCCTCGTGGAAAAAGCAAAAGATAGATTGCAAAAATTACAACACAAACTCGCTGAGCCAAGCATAGATGTTGAAGAGATGAAAAAACTCTCTATAGAATATTCTAAGCTCGAGGAAATAGTACAACTCTATGAAGAGTTAGAAGAAATCGAAAAAGAAATCGAATTCTGGCAAGAGATAATGCTCGAAGATAGCTCTGCAGAGAGAGAACTCATCAGGGTGAAACATGAGCACGAGCAGAAATTATCCCAGTTGATCTCTTTGCTTCTTCCAAGTAAAGACTACGATAGCATCATTATGGAGATAAGAGCTGGCACAGGAGGAGAAGAAGCCGCATTGTTCGCTGCAGATTTGTACAGGATGTACGCACGGTATGCTGAACGAAAGGGTTGGGAGGTAGAACTTGCGGACTTCCATGACACGGGTTTGGGAGGTTTCAAAGAAGTAGTTTTGTTCATACGCGGAAAGTCTGTCTACAAGCAATTGAAGTGGGAAAGTGGTGTACACAGAGTACAGAGAATCCCAGTGACAGAATCTTCTGGAAGGATACACACGTCCACCGCTACGGTGGCGATTCTCCCAGAAGTGACATCGATCGATGTACAGATCGATCCAAAAGACTTGGAGATAGACACCTTCAAAGCTTCTGGGCACGGTGGTCAGTACGTGAACAAGACAGAATCTGCCGTGAGAGTTGTGCACATTCCTACAGGTATAACGGTGAGTTGCCAAAGTGAAAGATCTCAACATCAAAACAGAGAAAAAGCCCTCGCTATACTCAGAGCCAAACTCTTCCAGCTGAAACAGGAACAAATTCTAGAAGAGTTGTCCCAGCAGAGAAGGAGTCAGATAAAAACTGGAGAGAGAAGTGAAAAAATCAGGACTTACAACTTTCCACAGAACCGTGTTACTGACCACAGGATCGATTACACTAGCTACAGGTTGAAAGAAATACTCAACGGTGATTTGGACGAGATAATCTCAAAACTGCTGGAGTTCGAACTCATTGAGAACGCAAAGAGAATACTAAGTTGA
- a CDS encoding flagellar basal body P-ring protein FlgI, which yields MRKVFIFLLTLTSLVFGSTRIKDIATFRGARDNQLFGLGIVVGLNGTGDSGKINSNLLSNIAKTLGITMNVDDLRTRNSAMVMVIADIPPFFKEGMRLDVVVASIADAKSLEGGILVQTPLFGADGNVYAVAQGSVSTGGVDVKVSANLQSKYKVVGFIPSGAIVEKEIPFEFTQSKAVTLLLKRPDFTTAARVAQAINTTFDRKLAKAIDASTVKIDIPSAFEDDVISFLALVEEIEVSVDQPARVVVNEKTGTVVFGGNVKILDFTLSYGVFNVTIRNGKLSEQGTEATIGALVSALKSLGATPQDIIAILQSMHKAGVLLADLVVM from the coding sequence GTGAGAAAAGTGTTCATCTTTTTGCTGACTTTGACAAGCTTGGTTTTTGGTTCAACCAGAATCAAAGATATCGCCACTTTCAGAGGAGCGAGGGACAATCAACTGTTCGGCTTGGGCATAGTTGTGGGTCTCAACGGTACAGGGGATTCCGGTAAGATAAACTCCAACTTGCTCAGCAACATAGCTAAAACGCTCGGTATAACGATGAACGTTGATGACCTCAGAACAAGAAACAGTGCTATGGTGATGGTGATCGCAGATATCCCTCCATTTTTTAAAGAAGGTATGAGACTAGATGTTGTCGTCGCTTCAATAGCGGATGCAAAATCTTTAGAGGGAGGTATCTTAGTACAAACGCCTCTCTTCGGTGCGGATGGAAATGTCTATGCAGTTGCACAGGGTAGCGTGAGTACCGGCGGGGTGGATGTAAAAGTCTCAGCGAATCTACAATCCAAATACAAGGTAGTTGGTTTTATCCCTTCTGGAGCGATAGTAGAAAAGGAAATACCCTTCGAATTCACTCAATCTAAGGCAGTCACACTCCTGCTCAAACGTCCTGACTTCACCACAGCCGCAAGAGTCGCACAAGCCATAAATACCACCTTCGATAGAAAATTGGCCAAGGCTATAGATGCTTCCACAGTGAAGATAGATATTCCTTCTGCCTTCGAAGACGATGTGATATCCTTTTTAGCCCTCGTCGAGGAAATAGAAGTTTCAGTGGATCAACCTGCGAGGGTTGTAGTGAATGAGAAAACAGGTACGGTTGTCTTTGGCGGCAACGTTAAAATCCTAGATTTCACACTCTCTTATGGGGTTTTCAATGTGACAATAAGGAACGGAAAACTATCCGAACAAGGAACGGAGGCTACGATTGGAGCGTTAGTCTCAGCACTGAAGAGCCTTGGGGCCACACCGCAAGATATCATAGCGATACTGCAGTCAATGCATAAAGCTGGTGTTCTACTAGCTGATTTGGTGGTGATGTGA
- a CDS encoding flagellar basal body L-ring protein FlgH, with protein sequence MRKISKISFLMILLTTICLGTSLWNNSNNNQFKYIISDRKASRVGDIVTIVVRENPQFSTSSSYESLEKALMNLFMGSVKNITNFDLSKFIPINNNTATDRSAKASTNVVMTMSAVVVAIENGNLVIEGSRQLKVGNQLNEVIIRGTVRPDDIASNNTVDSSKIANCQIWVNGQLVFRQKPNEQSWLDVFLSAIARFLL encoded by the coding sequence ATGAGAAAGATATCAAAGATATCATTTTTGATGATCCTACTCACCACAATTTGCCTTGGTACATCGCTGTGGAACAACTCCAACAACAACCAGTTCAAGTACATCATTTCAGATAGGAAGGCGAGCAGGGTGGGCGATATAGTCACCATTGTGGTTCGAGAAAATCCCCAATTCAGTACTTCTAGCAGTTATGAATCTTTAGAGAAAGCCTTGATGAACCTGTTCATGGGAAGTGTTAAGAACATCACTAATTTCGATCTGTCCAAATTCATACCCATAAACAACAACACGGCAACTGATAGGAGCGCCAAAGCGAGCACGAATGTCGTCATGACTATGTCTGCTGTTGTGGTTGCCATCGAGAATGGAAATTTAGTCATCGAAGGGAGTCGTCAGCTCAAGGTGGGTAACCAGCTCAATGAAGTGATCATCAGGGGAACGGTGAGACCAGATGATATAGCCTCGAACAATACGGTCGATTCATCAAAGATAGCCAACTGTCAGATATGGGTGAACGGGCAATTGGTCTTCAGGCAGAAACCCAACGAACAATCTTGGCTAGATGTCTTTCTGTCGGCCATCGCAAGGTTCCTGCTGTGA
- the flgA gene encoding flagellar basal body P-ring formation chaperone FlgA: MKNLVVLILFSFSFFLFANEVVFEAIEKFARENFGPNVTIVSFEIRSTPSSFDEVQLISHARFGSMFSFLFKTFRERTFCGYLRAQCELAIFSNVLLASRTIRSGETFSEKDVTLGKVNLLSLKVEYCTKQEEVIGKIARKMFRQGEPIDARYLVKPPDVRAGQLLTAKVQIGSVFVTTQVRAMHDAYIGEKISVRNVSSGVMINGLLQEDLTVVVGG, encoded by the coding sequence ATGAAGAACCTTGTGGTGTTGATTCTATTCAGCTTTTCATTCTTTTTGTTTGCGAATGAAGTCGTTTTTGAAGCGATAGAAAAGTTCGCTAGAGAAAATTTTGGACCAAATGTGACGATTGTCTCTTTCGAAATCAGGAGCACCCCAAGTTCATTCGATGAAGTCCAGTTGATCTCCCACGCGCGTTTTGGTAGCATGTTCAGTTTCCTCTTCAAAACCTTTCGTGAGAGAACTTTCTGTGGTTATCTGCGCGCTCAATGTGAACTAGCCATCTTTTCAAATGTCTTGCTCGCTAGCAGAACCATAAGATCCGGAGAAACGTTCAGTGAGAAGGATGTGACGTTGGGAAAGGTCAATCTTTTAAGTTTGAAGGTCGAGTATTGCACAAAACAGGAAGAGGTGATCGGAAAAATCGCTCGAAAGATGTTCAGACAGGGTGAACCCATAGATGCGAGATATCTAGTGAAACCTCCCGATGTTAGAGCTGGTCAACTACTCACAGCGAAGGTACAAATTGGATCAGTGTTTGTAACGACTCAGGTGCGGGCTATGCACGATGCTTACATTGGTGAAAAGATTTCTGTCAGAAATGTTTCGAGCGGTGTGATGATAAACGGTTTGCTTCAGGAAGATTTAACGGTCGTCGTTGGAGGTTGA